A genomic segment from Barrientosiimonas humi encodes:
- a CDS encoding RsmB/NOP family class I SAM-dependent RNA methyltransferase: MADERDSRRDNSYRDDKGRQRPQSRRDPRRQRSALRPADRRRAADPARRAAYDVLRAVDRGAYANLELPRILRSAGVHGRDAAFATELAYGTVRMRGLYDPIIEIAAGRPATEIDPPVLDTLRLGVHQLLGMRVASHAAASETVALARSVNGAGAAGFVNAVLRRVSERPRESWVAEVTAGRDRDEALAVEFSHPAWEVRALRTALLAHGASTEESVDGDLVRLLAAHNDPAAVALVARPGLSDVAELVEAGAEASALSPVGARLESGDPGAIPAVRQTRAAVQDEGSQLLALALAAAPVDPADDASPAVGAAGGDLDTDGSEERWLDLCAGPGGKTALLAALGAQQGAVVFANEISEHRADLIEQTLRAATDAGIEVMVGVGDGRDLGEEEPQAFDRVLVDAPCTGLGALRRRPDARWRRQLGDVPDLTRLQGELLASAVAATRPGGLIAYTTCSPHAAETRVVVDDAVRRGDVELVDARTYFRDAEGRQVDGLGDGPTVQLWTHLHGTDSMFLALLRKTPPTGPDAPTSEDS, encoded by the coding sequence GTGGCTGACGAGCGCGATTCCCGTCGCGACAACTCCTACCGCGACGACAAGGGGCGGCAGCGTCCGCAGTCGCGGCGCGACCCGAGGCGGCAGCGTTCCGCGCTGCGGCCGGCCGACCGCCGGCGCGCGGCCGACCCGGCCCGGCGGGCGGCGTACGACGTGCTGCGCGCGGTCGACCGGGGCGCCTACGCCAACCTCGAGCTGCCCCGCATCCTGCGCAGCGCGGGCGTGCACGGCCGCGACGCGGCGTTCGCGACCGAGCTGGCCTACGGCACCGTGCGCATGCGCGGGCTCTACGACCCGATCATCGAGATCGCGGCCGGCCGGCCCGCCACCGAGATCGACCCTCCCGTGCTCGACACGCTGCGGCTCGGGGTGCACCAGCTGCTCGGCATGCGGGTGGCCTCGCACGCCGCCGCGTCCGAGACCGTGGCGCTGGCCCGCTCGGTCAACGGCGCGGGCGCGGCGGGCTTCGTCAACGCGGTGCTGCGCCGGGTGAGCGAGCGCCCGCGCGAGAGCTGGGTCGCCGAGGTCACCGCCGGGCGCGACCGCGACGAGGCGCTGGCCGTGGAGTTCTCCCACCCCGCGTGGGAGGTCCGGGCGCTGCGCACCGCCCTGCTCGCGCACGGAGCGAGCACCGAGGAGTCGGTCGACGGCGATCTCGTGCGTCTGCTCGCCGCCCACAACGACCCCGCCGCCGTCGCGCTGGTCGCCCGGCCCGGGCTCAGCGACGTGGCCGAGCTGGTCGAGGCGGGCGCCGAGGCGTCGGCGCTGTCGCCCGTGGGGGCGCGGCTGGAGAGCGGCGACCCGGGCGCGATCCCGGCGGTGCGCCAGACCCGGGCCGCCGTGCAGGACGAGGGCTCGCAGCTGCTCGCCCTGGCGCTGGCCGCCGCGCCGGTCGACCCGGCGGACGACGCCTCGCCCGCGGTCGGCGCCGCCGGCGGCGACCTCGACACGGACGGCTCCGAGGAGCGCTGGCTCGACCTGTGCGCCGGGCCCGGCGGCAAGACCGCGCTGCTGGCCGCGCTCGGCGCCCAGCAGGGGGCGGTCGTGTTCGCCAACGAGATCAGCGAGCACCGCGCCGACCTGATCGAGCAGACGCTGCGCGCCGCGACCGACGCCGGCATCGAGGTCATGGTGGGCGTGGGCGACGGGCGCGACCTGGGCGAGGAGGAGCCGCAGGCCTTCGACCGGGTGCTGGTCGACGCGCCGTGCACCGGCCTGGGGGCGCTGCGCCGCCGGCCCGACGCGCGCTGGCGCCGCCAGCTGGGCGACGTCCCCGACCTGACCCGGCTGCAGGGCGAGCTGCTCGCCTCCGCCGTGGCCGCGACGCGGCCGGGCGGGCTGATCGCGTACACCACCTGCAGCCCGCACGCCGCCGAGACCCGCGTCGTGGTCGACGACGCGGTGCGCCGTGGCGACGTGGAGCTCGTGGATGCGCGGACGTACTTCCGCGACGCCGAGGGCCGGCAGGTCGACGGCCTCGGCGACGGACCCACCGTGCAGCTGTGGACCCACCTGCACGGCACCGACAGCATGTTCCTCGCGCTGCTGCGCAAGACCCCGCCCACCGGCCCCGACGCCCCGACCTCCGAGGACTCCTGA
- the ribD gene encoding bifunctional diaminohydroxyphosphoribosylaminopyrimidine deaminase/5-amino-6-(5-phosphoribosylamino)uracil reductase RibD — MTGGPVDLHAADEAWLRRAVDLARQGRPDGADPNPRVGALLVDAGGVVVGEGFHAGAGTPHAEVVALREAGGRAEGTTAYVSLEPCAHTGRTGPCADALLAAGVARVVYAGADPTVEAAGGAERLRAAGVRVQHHPLTAAEELNRRWTAAVTSGRPFVTWKVGATLDGRVAAADGTSRWITGPQARRDVHRLRAEVGAIVVGTGTALADDPALTVRDEAGEPVGRQPLRVVVGRREVPAGAAVRADDHWLQVDSPDPFDTLKPLHDKQIRHVLLEGGPTLAAAWLQAGAIDEVRAYVAPTLLGAGPALVGDLGVATIAEAVRLELADVARLGEDVRLTLRPAPARTNPTTPVPEED; from the coding sequence ATGACCGGCGGGCCGGTTGACCTCCACGCGGCCGACGAGGCGTGGCTGCGCCGTGCCGTCGACCTCGCGCGGCAGGGCCGTCCGGACGGCGCCGATCCGAACCCCCGCGTCGGCGCGCTGCTGGTCGATGCCGGCGGGGTCGTCGTCGGCGAGGGGTTCCACGCCGGGGCCGGCACCCCGCACGCCGAGGTCGTCGCCCTGCGGGAGGCGGGCGGGCGCGCCGAGGGGACGACGGCGTACGTCTCGCTCGAGCCCTGCGCGCACACCGGCCGCACCGGGCCGTGCGCGGACGCGCTGCTCGCGGCCGGCGTCGCCCGGGTGGTCTACGCCGGCGCGGACCCTACGGTCGAGGCCGCAGGCGGCGCCGAGCGGCTCCGCGCGGCCGGCGTGCGCGTGCAGCACCACCCGCTGACAGCGGCCGAGGAGCTCAACCGCCGCTGGACCGCCGCCGTGACGAGCGGCCGGCCGTTCGTCACCTGGAAGGTCGGGGCGACCCTCGACGGGCGCGTCGCGGCCGCCGACGGCACCAGCCGCTGGATCACCGGCCCGCAGGCCCGGCGCGACGTGCACCGGCTGCGCGCCGAGGTCGGCGCGATCGTCGTCGGCACCGGCACCGCGCTGGCCGACGATCCTGCGCTCACCGTGCGCGACGAGGCCGGGGAACCGGTCGGGCGGCAGCCGCTGCGGGTCGTCGTCGGTCGCCGCGAGGTGCCGGCCGGGGCGGCTGTGCGCGCCGACGACCACTGGCTGCAGGTCGACTCACCGGATCCGTTCGACACGCTGAAACCGTTGCACGACAAGCAGATTCGGCATGTGCTGCTCGAAGGTGGTCCGACCCTCGCGGCCGCGTGGCTGCAGGCCGGGGCGATCGACGAGGTCCGCGCCTACGTCGCCCCCACCCTGCTCGGCGCCGGCCCCGCGCTCGTCGGCGACCTCGGCGTCGCGACCATCGCCGAGGCCGTGCGGCTCGAGCTGGCCGACGTCGCCCGGCTGGGCGAGGACGTACGCCTCACCCTGCGTCCGGCGCCCGCCCGCACGAACCCCACCACCCCCGTCCCCGAGGAGGACTGA
- a CDS encoding nicotinamide mononucleotide transporter family protein, with protein sequence MNLLETLFDAQLTVFGQHILWRELIGNLFGFASAVGGLRRRVWAWPVGIVGNALLFTVFFGVAFSNPQQETLFGQAARQIFFIITSVYGWWRWQQSRRLRGADAPAISPRWATRGERLGYLLAWAAGVLVFQWVFAAVGAGWPAPRWYYWADAWIFVGSIVATFAMARGWNDFWLAWIGVDLVGVPLLLHSKFYPSAVLYVVYSFLVIYGFVVWLRASRAERPDPITEEQLA encoded by the coding sequence ATGAACCTGCTCGAGACCCTGTTCGACGCCCAGCTGACCGTCTTCGGGCAGCACATCCTGTGGCGCGAGCTGATCGGCAACCTGTTCGGGTTCGCCTCCGCCGTCGGCGGGCTGCGTCGCCGGGTGTGGGCCTGGCCGGTCGGCATCGTCGGCAACGCCCTGCTGTTCACGGTGTTCTTCGGCGTCGCCTTCTCCAACCCGCAGCAGGAGACGCTGTTCGGTCAGGCCGCGCGGCAGATCTTCTTCATCATCACCTCGGTCTACGGCTGGTGGCGCTGGCAGCAGAGCCGCCGGCTGCGCGGTGCCGACGCGCCCGCGATCAGCCCGCGCTGGGCGACCCGGGGCGAGCGCCTGGGCTACCTGCTCGCGTGGGCCGCGGGCGTACTGGTCTTCCAGTGGGTCTTCGCCGCGGTCGGCGCCGGCTGGCCCGCGCCGCGCTGGTACTACTGGGCCGACGCCTGGATCTTCGTGGGCTCGATCGTCGCGACGTTCGCGATGGCCCGCGGCTGGAACGACTTCTGGCTGGCCTGGATCGGCGTCGACCTCGTCGGGGTGCCGCTGCTGCTGCACTCGAAGTTCTACCCCTCCGCCGTCCTGTACGTCGTCTATTCCTTCCTGGTCATCTACGGCTTCGTCGTGTGGCTGCGTGCCTCGCGCGCCGAACGCCCCGACCCGATCACCGAGGAGCAGCTGGCATGA
- a CDS encoding riboflavin synthase, with protein MFTGIVEELGTVTALERRDTSAVLTVEGPLVTTDARHGDSIAVNGVCLTVTGAEQGRFTVDVMNQTLELTSLATLAPGARVNLERAMPANGRFGGHVVQGHVDGTATVVAREPGEHWEVVTLTLPPHLARYVVAQGSITLDGVSLTVAHLGDDTFAVSLIPTTLELTTLGRAQVGDPVNVEVDVLAKYVERLVAHPAAQEASA; from the coding sequence ATGTTCACCGGCATCGTCGAGGAGCTCGGCACCGTCACCGCGCTGGAGCGGCGCGACACCTCTGCCGTGCTGACGGTGGAGGGCCCGCTCGTGACCACCGACGCGCGGCACGGCGACTCGATCGCGGTCAACGGCGTCTGTCTCACCGTGACCGGGGCCGAGCAGGGCCGGTTCACCGTCGACGTGATGAACCAGACCCTCGAGCTGACCTCGCTCGCCACGCTCGCGCCCGGCGCGCGCGTCAACCTCGAGCGCGCCATGCCGGCGAACGGCCGGTTCGGCGGCCACGTGGTGCAGGGGCACGTCGACGGCACCGCGACCGTCGTCGCCCGTGAGCCGGGGGAGCACTGGGAGGTGGTGACGCTCACGCTGCCGCCGCACCTGGCGCGCTACGTCGTCGCCCAGGGGTCGATCACCCTGGACGGCGTCTCGCTCACCGTCGCCCACCTCGGCGACGACACGTTCGCGGTGTCGCTCATCCCGACCACGCTCGAGCTGACCACGCTCGGCCGCGCGCAGGTCGGTGACCCGGTCAACGTCGAGGTCGACGTGCTGGCCAAGTACGTCGAGCGCCTCGTGGCGCACCCCGCCGCCCAGGAGGCCAGCGCATGA
- the rpe gene encoding ribulose-phosphate 3-epimerase, whose product MQISPSILSADFADLAAELDRISNADWAHVDVMDAHFVPNLTLGLPVVESLLRVSPVPLDCHLMIDDPDRWAPAYAEAGAQSVTFHIEAARDPVRLARELRAHGARAAMALKPATPFAPYEQLLPELDMVLVMTVEPGFGGQAFMADQLPKVQQVREAVRRSGGEVWVQVDGGVSARTIEQCAEAGADVFVAGSAVYGADDAAAAIDELRALADACAH is encoded by the coding sequence ATGCAGATCTCGCCGAGCATCCTGTCGGCCGACTTCGCCGACCTGGCGGCCGAGCTCGACCGCATCAGCAACGCCGACTGGGCGCACGTGGACGTGATGGACGCCCACTTCGTGCCCAACCTCACGCTCGGGCTGCCGGTCGTGGAGAGCCTGCTGAGGGTGTCGCCGGTGCCGCTGGACTGCCACCTGATGATCGACGACCCCGACCGCTGGGCGCCCGCCTACGCCGAGGCCGGGGCACAGTCGGTGACGTTCCACATCGAGGCGGCCCGCGACCCGGTGCGCCTGGCCCGCGAGCTGCGCGCCCACGGCGCCCGCGCCGCGATGGCGCTGAAGCCGGCGACGCCGTTCGCGCCGTACGAGCAGCTGCTGCCCGAGCTGGACATGGTGCTCGTGATGACCGTCGAGCCCGGCTTCGGCGGGCAGGCGTTCATGGCCGACCAGCTGCCCAAGGTGCAGCAGGTGCGCGAGGCCGTGCGGCGCAGCGGCGGCGAGGTCTGGGTGCAGGTCGACGGGGGAGTCTCCGCCCGCACCATCGAGCAGTGCGCCGAGGCCGGGGCCGACGTGTTCGTCGCCGGGTCCGCGGTCTACGGCGCCGACGACGCCGCCGCGGCCATCGACGAGCTGCGCGCGCTGGCCGACGCCTGCGCGCACTGA